In the genome of Populus trichocarpa isolate Nisqually-1 chromosome 6, P.trichocarpa_v4.1, whole genome shotgun sequence, one region contains:
- the LOC7474456 gene encoding uncharacterized protein LOC7474456 — protein sequence MARPWVLVFLLLFIVLTSQIEWKQQFGNEIEASPNISQKDHQQQHSSKRQDVVKEKIILSQEKNIQKLNELVQSLQEQLQRCRSENYVLNSTATPLTEHLNDLKQQPILED from the exons ATGGCAAGACCATGGGTACTGGTGTTCTTGCTGTTGTTCATTGTGCTCACCTCTCAGATAGAGTGGAAACAACAATTTGGTAATGAAATTGAAGCGAGTCCAAACATTTCCCAGAAAGACCACCAACAACAACATAGTTCAAAACGACAAGACGTTGTCAAAGAAAAG ATAATCCTCTCACAAGAGAAGAATATTCAGAAACTTAATGAGCTTGTCCAGAGTCTCCAAGAACAGTTGCAACGGTGTAGGAGTGAAAATTATGTTCTCAACAGCACTGCAACCCCTTTGACTGAACATTTAAATGACCTCAAACAGCAACCAATATTGGAGGACTAG
- the LOC7492227 gene encoding uncharacterized protein LOC7492227 isoform X1 — protein MGNSQSPPADPRFSSATRAFTQKDLEDLNSLFVSLAAQSKSNNEYISLSVFQAYFGLKSSLGERLFDLVTQQRKDNKLTFHDLVIAKSVYEKGTRDDIEEFIYQLLNVTGDGVVGRCDIESVLAAILRSIFSLEASNPGLNSHREIINVFLSSAKFSKVVEGAAEKSMSFEDFRSWCALLPSVRKFLGSLLIPPDAGRLGSQVPQLVHGDNINPDLILLREEYAWHIGGALPHHELVEWKLLYHSAINGMSFNTFLGSTSNGEGPTILIIKDKDGYIYGGYASQPWERHGDFYGDLKSFLFQLYPKASIFKPTGANNNVQWCAANFSSESIPNGIGFGGRVNHFGLFLSASFDVGQTFTCTTFGSPCLSKTNRIFPEVIECWGIVQNGAQQEKLDAAKGTVLERFKEDRHMLNMVGLANSSE, from the exons ATGGGCAATTCTCAGTCACCTCCTGCTGATCCTCGTTTCTCTTCTGCCACCAG AGCTTTTACTCAAAAGGACCTTGAAGACCTCAATTCACTCTTTGTATCTCTGGCTGCCCAATCGAAGAGCAACAATGAATATATATCCCTCTCTGTTTTTCAG GCTTATTTTGGATTAAAGAGTTCTCTCGGAGAGAGATTGTTTGATTTAGTGACCCAACAGAGAAAAGATAACAAACTCACCTTCCACGATCTTGTTATTGCTAAA AGTGTTTATGAGAAAGGAACAAGAGATGATATTGAAGAGTTTATTTATCAATTACTTAATGTAACAGGTGATGGTGTTGTGGGGAG GTGTGATATTGAATCTGTCCTAGCTGCAATTTTGAGGAGTATTTTTTCCCTGGAAGCTTCTAACCCTGGATTGAATTCACATCGGGAGattattaatgtatttcttAGTTCTGCAAAATTTTCGAAGGTTGTTGAAGGAGCAGCTGAGAAAAGTATGTCTTTTGAGGATTTCAGAAGTTGGTGTGCTCTTCTTCCATCAGTCAGGAAGTTCCTTGGAAGTTTGTTAATACCACCCGATGCAG GAAGGCTAGGTTCTCAAGTTCCTCAATTGGTGCACGGGGATAATATCAATCCTGACTTGATATTATTGAGGGAGGAATATGCCTGGCATATAGGAGGAGCCCTTCCACACCATGAGCTGGTGGAGTGGAAACTTTTGTACCATAGTGCTATTAATGGCATGAGCTTCAATACGTTCTTGGGAAGCACCTC AAATGGTGAAGGGCCGACAATATTGATTATTAAGGATAAAGATGGCTACATATATGGAGGCTATGCTTCTCAACCTTGGGAGAGGCATGGCGATTTCTATGGAGATCTGAAGTCATTTCTGTTTCAGCTTTACCCGAAGGCATCAATTTTCAAGCCCACCGGAGCAAACAATAATGTACAATGG TGTGCTGCGAATTTTAGCTCAGAGTCCATCCCAAATGGCATTGGTTTTGGTGGACGTGTTAATCACTTTGGCTTGTTCCTCTCAGCAAGCTTTGATGTGGGTCAGACCTTCACTTGCACCACTTTTGGAAGTCCTTGCCTCTCCAAGACCAATCGCATATTCCCAGAAGTGATAGAATGCTGGGGAATTGTTCAAAATGGAGCACAACAAGAAAAACTTGATGCCGCCAAAGGTACAGTTTTAGAGAGATTTAAGGAGGACCGACACATGCTCAACATGGTGGGGCTTGCAAATTCAAGCGAGTAA
- the LOC7492227 gene encoding uncharacterized protein LOC7492227 isoform X3 — protein sequence MGNSQSPPADPRFSSATRAFTQKDLEDLNSLFVSLAAQSKSNNEYISLSVFQAYFGLKSSLGERLFDLVTQQRKDNKLTFHDLVIAKSVYEKGTRDDIEEFIYQLLNVTGDGVVGRCDIESVLAAILRSIFSLEASNPGLNSHREIINVFLSSAKFSKVVEGAAEKSMSFEDFRSWCALLPSVRKFLGSLLIPPDAGRLGSQVPQLVHGDNINPDLILLREEYAWHIGGALPHHELVEWKLLYHSAINGMSFNTFLGSTSNGEGPTILIIKDKDGYIYGGYASQPWERHGDFYGDLKSFLFQLYPKASIFKPTGANNNVQWQALMWVRPSLAPLLEVLASPRPIAYSQK from the exons ATGGGCAATTCTCAGTCACCTCCTGCTGATCCTCGTTTCTCTTCTGCCACCAG AGCTTTTACTCAAAAGGACCTTGAAGACCTCAATTCACTCTTTGTATCTCTGGCTGCCCAATCGAAGAGCAACAATGAATATATATCCCTCTCTGTTTTTCAG GCTTATTTTGGATTAAAGAGTTCTCTCGGAGAGAGATTGTTTGATTTAGTGACCCAACAGAGAAAAGATAACAAACTCACCTTCCACGATCTTGTTATTGCTAAA AGTGTTTATGAGAAAGGAACAAGAGATGATATTGAAGAGTTTATTTATCAATTACTTAATGTAACAGGTGATGGTGTTGTGGGGAG GTGTGATATTGAATCTGTCCTAGCTGCAATTTTGAGGAGTATTTTTTCCCTGGAAGCTTCTAACCCTGGATTGAATTCACATCGGGAGattattaatgtatttcttAGTTCTGCAAAATTTTCGAAGGTTGTTGAAGGAGCAGCTGAGAAAAGTATGTCTTTTGAGGATTTCAGAAGTTGGTGTGCTCTTCTTCCATCAGTCAGGAAGTTCCTTGGAAGTTTGTTAATACCACCCGATGCAG GAAGGCTAGGTTCTCAAGTTCCTCAATTGGTGCACGGGGATAATATCAATCCTGACTTGATATTATTGAGGGAGGAATATGCCTGGCATATAGGAGGAGCCCTTCCACACCATGAGCTGGTGGAGTGGAAACTTTTGTACCATAGTGCTATTAATGGCATGAGCTTCAATACGTTCTTGGGAAGCACCTC AAATGGTGAAGGGCCGACAATATTGATTATTAAGGATAAAGATGGCTACATATATGGAGGCTATGCTTCTCAACCTTGGGAGAGGCATGGCGATTTCTATGGAGATCTGAAGTCATTTCTGTTTCAGCTTTACCCGAAGGCATCAATTTTCAAGCCCACCGGAGCAAACAATAATGTACAATGG CAAGCTTTGATGTGGGTCAGACCTTCACTTGCACCACTTTTGGAAGTCCTTGCCTCTCCAAGACCAATCGCATATTCCCAGAAGTGA
- the LOC7492227 gene encoding uncharacterized protein LOC7492227 isoform X2, whose protein sequence is MGNSQSPPADPRFSSATRAFTQKDLEDLNSLFVSLAAQSKSNNEYISLSVFQSVYEKGTRDDIEEFIYQLLNVTGDGVVGRCDIESVLAAILRSIFSLEASNPGLNSHREIINVFLSSAKFSKVVEGAAEKSMSFEDFRSWCALLPSVRKFLGSLLIPPDAGRLGSQVPQLVHGDNINPDLILLREEYAWHIGGALPHHELVEWKLLYHSAINGMSFNTFLGSTSNGEGPTILIIKDKDGYIYGGYASQPWERHGDFYGDLKSFLFQLYPKASIFKPTGANNNVQWCAANFSSESIPNGIGFGGRVNHFGLFLSASFDVGQTFTCTTFGSPCLSKTNRIFPEVIECWGIVQNGAQQEKLDAAKGTVLERFKEDRHMLNMVGLANSSE, encoded by the exons ATGGGCAATTCTCAGTCACCTCCTGCTGATCCTCGTTTCTCTTCTGCCACCAG AGCTTTTACTCAAAAGGACCTTGAAGACCTCAATTCACTCTTTGTATCTCTGGCTGCCCAATCGAAGAGCAACAATGAATATATATCCCTCTCTGTTTTTCAG AGTGTTTATGAGAAAGGAACAAGAGATGATATTGAAGAGTTTATTTATCAATTACTTAATGTAACAGGTGATGGTGTTGTGGGGAG GTGTGATATTGAATCTGTCCTAGCTGCAATTTTGAGGAGTATTTTTTCCCTGGAAGCTTCTAACCCTGGATTGAATTCACATCGGGAGattattaatgtatttcttAGTTCTGCAAAATTTTCGAAGGTTGTTGAAGGAGCAGCTGAGAAAAGTATGTCTTTTGAGGATTTCAGAAGTTGGTGTGCTCTTCTTCCATCAGTCAGGAAGTTCCTTGGAAGTTTGTTAATACCACCCGATGCAG GAAGGCTAGGTTCTCAAGTTCCTCAATTGGTGCACGGGGATAATATCAATCCTGACTTGATATTATTGAGGGAGGAATATGCCTGGCATATAGGAGGAGCCCTTCCACACCATGAGCTGGTGGAGTGGAAACTTTTGTACCATAGTGCTATTAATGGCATGAGCTTCAATACGTTCTTGGGAAGCACCTC AAATGGTGAAGGGCCGACAATATTGATTATTAAGGATAAAGATGGCTACATATATGGAGGCTATGCTTCTCAACCTTGGGAGAGGCATGGCGATTTCTATGGAGATCTGAAGTCATTTCTGTTTCAGCTTTACCCGAAGGCATCAATTTTCAAGCCCACCGGAGCAAACAATAATGTACAATGG TGTGCTGCGAATTTTAGCTCAGAGTCCATCCCAAATGGCATTGGTTTTGGTGGACGTGTTAATCACTTTGGCTTGTTCCTCTCAGCAAGCTTTGATGTGGGTCAGACCTTCACTTGCACCACTTTTGGAAGTCCTTGCCTCTCCAAGACCAATCGCATATTCCCAGAAGTGATAGAATGCTGGGGAATTGTTCAAAATGGAGCACAACAAGAAAAACTTGATGCCGCCAAAGGTACAGTTTTAGAGAGATTTAAGGAGGACCGACACATGCTCAACATGGTGGGGCTTGCAAATTCAAGCGAGTAA
- the LOC7466008 gene encoding short chain aldehyde dehydrogenase 1 produces MSSITSATPITKRLEGKVALITGGASGIGACTARLFVQHGAKVLIADIQDDLGHSFCQAFGPQETISYVHCNVTCDSDVQNAVDTAVSKYGKLDIMFNNAGIPGDRKSGILTCDNENFKRVLDVNVYGGFLGAKHAARVMIPAKKGCILFTSSVASVLYGELAHAYTASKNAIVGLAKNLSVELGQYGIRVNSISPYAVATPLLTDGLSMTKEAAEELVASAATLKDVVLEPEDVSQAALYLASEESKYVSGVNLVIDGGYNLTNPSFSMALKANFSKF; encoded by the exons ATGAGTTCCATAACTTCAGCAACTCCAATCACCAAGAG GCTTGAAGGCAAGGTGGCATTGATAACAGGTGGTGCAAGTGGCATAGGAGCTTGCACGGCAAGACTTTTTGTCCAACATGGAGCTAAAGTCCTCATTGCTGACATCCAAGATGATCTTGGGCACTCCTTCTGCCAAGCATTTGGGCCCCAAGAAACCATCTCTTATGTCCATTGCAATGTAACCTGTGACTCTGATGTTCAAAACGCAGTGGATACAGCTGTTTCCAAGTATGGAAAGCTCGACATCATGTTCAACAATGCTGGAATTCCAGGTGACAGAAAATCAGGTATTCTAACATGCGATAACGAAAACTTTAAGAGGGTCCTTGATGTCAATGTCTATGGTGGATTCTTGGGTGCCAAACACGCTGCCAGGGTAATGATCCCAGCAAAGAAAGGGTGTATCCTCTTCACTTCAAGTGTGGCTTCAGTATTGTATGGTGAATTGGCACATGCATACACCGCATCTAAGAATGCTATTGTAGGCTTGGCCAAGAACTTGAGTGTGGAGTTGGGGCAATATGGGATTAGAGTAAATAGCATTTCACCCTATGCAGTTGCAACCCCTTTGCTTACTGATGGTTTGAGTATGACAAAGGAGGCTGCTGAGGAATTGGTCGCGTCAGCAGCAACCTTAAAAGATGTGGTACTGGAACCAGAAGATGTTTCACAGGCAGCCTTATATCTTGCTAGTGAAGAGTCCAAGTATGTTAGTGGGGTTAACTTGGTCATTGATGGAGGTTATAACCTTACCAACCCCTCATTTTCAATGGCATTGAAAGCCaacttttctaaattttaa
- the LOC127905451 gene encoding uncharacterized protein LOC127905451, producing the protein MGGFGAGGFGVSDSNMGDFGMGNGMDDIVGDSNVVVTMSDNMGIVGGDMGANVRDDVGANMSDDDNDDDDVGNNISADVESNMDGEKDIDNNYISSDEEGLEFINVDENDWIGSLQADMEASIDDASSFENDLSNNSDEDDIDIEKGEDSKSSDEGDEGNDDVMRSRLYRMIH; encoded by the coding sequence atggGAGGTTTTGGTGCGGGTGGTTTTGGTGTCAGTGATTCTAATATGGGTGATTTTGGTATGGGTAATGGTATGGATGATATTGTTGGTGATTCTAATGTAGTTGTTACTATGAGTGATAATATGGGTATTGTAGGAGGTGATATGGGAGCTAATGTACGAGATGATGTGGGAGCTAATATGAGCGATGATGataacgatgatgatgatgtgggAAATAATATTAGTGCTGATGTGGAATCTAATATGGATGGTGAAAAggatattgataataattatatttcttcAGATGAGGAAGGATTGGAATTTATTAATGTAGATGAAAATGACTGGATTGGTAGCTTACAAGCTGATATGGAAGCTAGTATAGATGATGCATCTAGTTTTGAGAATGATTTGAGTAATAATAGTGATGAAGATGACATCGATATTGAAAAAGGTGAAGACTCTAAAAGTAGTGATGAGGGTGATGAGGGTAATGATGATGTAATGCGATCTAGACTATACCGAATGATCCATTAG
- the LOC7492229 gene encoding short chain aldehyde dehydrogenase 1 produces MKGSSLLAPVSKRLEGKVALITGGASGIGESSTRLFVRHGAKVVIADIQDDLGHSVCEEIGSDESLSYVHCDVTRESDVEKAVNTAVSKYGKLDIFFSNAGILGKGDPQASAIDYDNFKRVFDTNVYGAFLGAKHASRVMIPEKKGSVIYTSSVVSVIVGNVPHAYTASKHAIVGLTKNLCAELGQFGIRVNCISPAAVPTPLMRNAFGGISRNAALEIASATAHLKGVMLEEEDVAEAALYLASDDSKYVSGLNLVVDGGISATNTNLAGNLKDLV; encoded by the exons ATGAAAGGCTCTTCCTTGCTTGCTCCTGTTTCCAAGAG GTTAGAAGGAAAGGTAGCCCTGATTACAGGCGGAGCTAGTGGGATTGGTGAATCCAGTACTAGGCTATTTGTTCGGCATGGCGCCAAGGTTGTAATTGCAGACATCCAAGATGACCTTGGCCATTCTGTATGTGAAGAAATTGGCTCCGATGAATCCCTTTCCTATGTCCATTGCGACGTTACAAGAGAATCTGATGTTGAAAAGGCAGTTAATACAGCTGTTTCAAAGTACGGGAAGCTTGACATATTTTTCAGCAATGCAGGAATTCTTGGAAAAGGGGATCCGCAAGCATCAGCTAttgattatgataattttaagagGGTCTTCGATACAAATGTATATGGAGCATTCCTTGGAGCTAAGCATGCTTCAAGAGTAATGATTCCTGAGAAGAAAGGCAGCGTTATCTACACTTCAAGTGTGGTTTCAGTAATTGTTGGCAATGTTCCACATGCCTACACAGCATCGAAGCACGCCATCGTAGGACTGACAAAGAACTTGTGTGCCGAGTTAGGGCAGTTTGGGATTAGAGTCAACTGCATTTCTCCTGCCGCCGTACCCACCCCTCTAATGAGGAATGCATTTGGAGGAATTAGTAGGAATGCGGCATTGGAAATAGCTTCTGCAACAGCACACTTAAAGGGGGTCATGCTTGAGGAGGAAGATGTAGCAGAGGCAGCATTGTACTTGGCGAGCGATGACTCCAAATATGTGAGTGGGTTGAACCTTGTGGTTGATGGGGGTATCAGCGCGACCAATACAAATCTTGCTGGTAACTTGAAGGACCTGGTTTAG